Below is a genomic region from Astatotilapia calliptera chromosome 13, fAstCal1.2, whole genome shotgun sequence.
GATAAGGTTAAAGCTAATTCATGTATGTAAGCCAGTCTCACCATTTATCAACATAAGGAGGAGTCTAATAAATAGAAGTTAATAACTATTAATTTTCATGAAGTATTCCATGGtattgcatattttaatttacataATTATGAATTTTCACATAGATTTTTGTCTGAATTGCTGTGTTAATGCACTGTTACACATTTCTTGCAGTGCTGCAGTGGCATGTGTTGGGGCTTTTTATGAGAAGATGGGGAGGATGCTGGGAAGCTCCTTTCCAGATACCATCAATAATCTTTTAAAGGCATTAAAGAGTGCAGAGGTATGCCACGTGAGAGTAAAGAAACTAGGAGCAGGCACACTACAGTATAAGAACAGTAATGGAGGGATTGATTTGTAACGTCACTTTCTTCTATTTTATTGATGTAGTCACAAGGTAGAGGAGAGATCCTTCTGAGTCTGCAGAAGGTGCTCAGCGGACTGGGTGGAGCTGCAGCTTCTTGTCACAGAGACATCTACAAGAATGCTCGCTCTCTGCTTACAGACAGGTCCATGGCTGTACGCTGTGCAGTAGCAAAGGTTGgtctcacaaaaacacagttaagatttttaaatgtgtcaacTATCTTGCGCTTCTTTGTGGGGATTTTGTGGGCTGCTGGGGCCTTCCATATCATAAAGTTAAAAGCTACATAGAAGACACACAGAGTAATCTTCAAACTCTTTCTCCCAAAACAGTTAAACTTGGTTTTTGATCTTAAGTTGTTAAGGCCCATCTGAGGAGCGTTATGCAAGGCTTCATTCTCAGTTTCACTCATAAAAGTAAAGGTACCGCATGATTACTTGTGACCACTGTTTTCAGTACGATCTAATTTTCCCTTTATGACACAAGTACAGCAATTGTGTGTCAGAATGAGTGCAGACTGTTTGTAAAGGGAAGAAACCACTGACTTAAATGCTTTTGCTGTGTCACGTATGTCGACCGCATACACTGTTTCAATTTCCGTTTAGAAAGCGTACAAGTTACTGTGTGTATTGTAGCATTATGTGCACATAAGCCTCTGAATTCATGTCATGAAGTAGATATTACCAGTACACACATTATATGAAAAGTAATGATAGCGtcccatttttttcctccttgccTGATCAGTGCCTGTTGGAGCTACAAAATGAGGCCGTATTCATGTGGACCACTGAACTGGAGAACGTCGCTACTTTGTGTTTCAAGGCCTTGGAAGGGTCTAACTATGGCGTTCGGGTAGCCGTAGCGAAACTGCTGGGGACGGTTATGGCCACGGCCCTGATGCCCAAACAAGCAGCTGGTAGGTTACAGAGtggatttgtgttgtttttagagTAGCTCACTGCTTCTGTTCTTTATCacgttctttttttaaacgtgGTGTTCTCGCAGTGATGCGTCAGAATGTAAAGCGAGCCACTCTGGAGGAGGTGCTGGAGCTCATGGCCACAGGCTTTCTGCGCGGTGGATCTGGCTTCCTGAAGAGCGGAGGAGAGATGTTGAAGGGGGGAGGCTCTGTCAGCAGGGAGGTGCGGGTGGGCGTCACACAGGTGAGGTGAACTctcaaacatattaaaaaaatgaacccGATCCATCTGACTCATCCACCTCATGCGTGTTTTTCGTTAATTTCTTCTTAGGCATACGTTGTGTTTGTGACAACACTTGGCGGTCAGTGGCTTGAGCGCAACTTTGCCACGTTCCTGTCGCACGTGTTGGACCTAGTGTCTCACCCTCGGGCCACGCAGACTCACGTTGAGGCTGTGTACTCGCGCCGCTGCGTTTCCTTCATGCTGCGCGCCACCTTGGGGGGCTTGCTTGGAGAGAAAGCACAAATCGCAGCCGGCAAAGAAATCTGCCAAGCCATCAGCAAGCAAATGAGGGCTGTGGGTAAGGAGGATGGGGGGGAAATATCACGGTTCAGAGCATTACAGAGTAAGTACTCATCCATTATTATCACCTTTTAATTCGCTCCTCATTCAGTTTTGAAATCTGTTGCATGGCTTGTGCTTATGTTGTGTGCAGAGACcgcttctctttttcttttatttctctgctTTTCCTTCTGCTTTCTCCCTGTGAGGTTACTTTCCTCTTTCTTCATATCCCCTTTTCACCACAAGTAGTATCATAATGTCAGTAAGATCATCCATTACCTGCGCAGCATATTAAGTACTCATGCTTGCATTATTGCATAGCCTTTATGGCTTTTTTGCCTGTGAATTCACATTTTGTTATTGCCTTATAAACCCTAAAGAGCAGTTAGCGTAACCTTTTCTGGCATCTAGCATCTGGCATGCACCAGCAGAAAAACTGCACGTGCCACTAAATGCAAAGACACACGACAGGATGATGCCATTACATCTAAGAGAACAAGACACAgtgttttgcattattttatttatttttttcgcTTTTGATCATCacaaaattattttcaaaatcACCCATACGTCGTTCACAAAGGATGTTTCTTACTCTGATTTGCTTTGCAACCTTTAAACCGATGTACGTTTCAGAACTTCTTGGTGTTAAGACAGAATTTCTAAAAATGTTGGATTCTTCTGGGTTCTTTGTTGTTCACTCTGTACttgctgctgtatttttttccatctAGTTGGATATGTGAGACTTCTTGAAATGGGACTTTGAGAAATGTCTAAGCTAAACATAAGTGGGAAAATGTTACCGGGAGCCATGATAGAAGTAGGACATCTAGTATATGTGTTTACATTTACACTAAAGTCCGAATGAAATGCCACAGTTCAAGAAGCATCTTCATATACTCTCTTCCTCAAGTCGTTTTATTGACCTTTTTTCTACATATGATCTGTCTTGACTGTTGTCTTTCAAGAGCTCAGAGGATTTTAGTTCCCGGTAGATGATCagctattcatttttttttcttttttcacaattATAGccatcatttcctgtttttatttatttctttttgaatgGGGGGAGACAAATCCTCAGAGCTCTTGGAGTACATTGAAGTGTGCTCTTCTGTGTTTTAATGTAGCGGTTCTGTAGTTTAATGTCGTTAGTTAAATATATGACAACAGTGCATGGCCTAATGGGGTCTGTTGTGTTATTAGAAGCTACGGTACGCACCTGTCAGTCACAACATTAAAATCAGTGTAGGTGACAACAATAAAAATCATTATTTTGCCTTAATGTTACTTGTCGAGTTGTAGCAGGAAGTCAAGTTGTTGGAAGCTGTAAAGATGTGACTTTTTTGATGTCTAAGCAACTGGATCAGATTATCTATAAAATATCAGGTTTGGGGATTGTTTCTGGTAGTTAGTTGCTACCAAAAGTGGTATAAGTAATGAACTGGCAATAGGGTCACAGGGGCACTATACTCCACACTTTGCACGTGGTCCTGTCTGTTCTTGAAAGCACCTACAGCAGAAAGAAATCccattttcttttacatcttGTGTGATGTTtaccagagagagaggggggatcAGCATGATACACAGTAGAGTTTAAGCAATTTGATTCTCTGATTTTCTGCAGGAAAATAGCTTTAATCTGATTCTAACTAGCCGCAGACAATTTACACCTCTTTATGGAAACACTATTCCCCGATGGTGCTGGCTTTCTTTTCTGCAGCATAGTGCACCCGCCACCGCATATTGTTCAGGAATGGTCTGAGAAACATTACAAAGAGTTCAAGATCggaaaaacaaatcagatgTAAGGAGGCCCCACCTTGCAACTTCCTACACAATATcgggttttaatgttgtggctgattagTGTAAATTATACTAATAACATTAGTGATTTATACTTATTATGGACACAAAGCATCTTTTCTTTGATATAAATCTTTTTCATCAATGATGCACACATTATAAATTAGTGTGTTCTGAATATTATTGAGTATTCAAAATACGAACTTAAGTGATAACccagaaaatgttcatgctgaCAGATCGCTTTGCTCGCTTCTCTTCCTgaaatttgtgttttcagaGGCAGTAGTGAATGATATCAGTGGGGAGAACAAAGCAGGGGCAGGTGATGTCTCTGCCAGCCAGCATGTTATGGTGTGTGCTTTAAAAGAGCTGGGCAGTTTGGTTCAGAGTTTGAGTGCCACAGCTTCACCACTCATCCAGGAGCCTTCTGTAGGTAAGATAAACAGAATACAAAACAGGATATTCACTGTTGTCACTCTCGGGTTTCTGGTAACACAAGCTCATGTGACATAAATCCTAATTTAAAATAAGGCTGAAATCCTTAAATAACTTATTCCACATCCACTTCTTCAGGACTCCTTGAAACCGTGACCTCAGTGCTGCTGCACCCAAGCATGGCAGCACGTTTGGCAGCTGCATGGTGCTTGCGTTGCGTCGCCGTTGCGCTACCCTATCAGCTCACCCCTCTGCTGGACCGCTGTGCTGAGAGaatcaacaacctgaagagtTCGCCTGAGGCTGTAAGCGGCTACAGCTTTGCGATGGCTGCTCTGCTGGGAGGCGTGCACCAGTGTCCACTGGGTATCCCCCACACCAAGGGCAAGGTGTGTAGCTTCAGAATTTGGCCTTAGTGGTTCTTTCATATGTATGTCAGACTTGATTGACTAGCCTCGCTGTTCTTGTAGTTGGTGGTGAGTATAGCTGAAGACCTTCTGCGAACAGCTGCTCAGAACAGCCGTCTGTCCCTGCAGCGCACGCAGGCTGGATGGCTTCTGCTGGGAGCCCTGATGACTTTGGGTGAGCCTCAAAGACACTTCCTGATTTTGGAGTTTTTCAGAAATCGTCTCTTTCTCCCACCACCTTTGTGACCACATTGTGTTCATTTGTGTTCCCAGGTCCCTCCCTTGTGCGCTATCATCTCcccaaaatgctgctgctgtggaggaACGTGTTTCCTCGCTCCCAGAAGGAGCTGGAAGCCGAAAAAGCCAGAGGAGACTCCTTCACCTGGCAGGTCACCCTGGAGGGCAGAGCTGGAGCACTGTGTGGTAAAGGCTTGCACCTCCACAGTGTGCACGCCCTAAAATGTTACGAGACGCAGTGTTGACtaaaactgttccttttcttttataGCCATGCGTAGCTTCGTGGCCCACTGCCCCGAGCTTCTCACAGAAGACGTAATCCGCAGGCTGATGACTCCTATCGAATGTGCCATGACTATGATGTCTCAGTGAGTgtggtggttttttttgtgtaattttctcTTAAATgtctgactttttattttattttttttgtgtgtttttcgaCTGCATGTCTAATGATTGTAACattttgacttttctcagtgtcCCTGCCATCATTAAGGTACATGGAGCCCACCTGAAAGCAAGTGCAGCTATGGTGAGGCTCCGGTTGTACGACATCTTGGCTCTCTTGCCTCCAAAAACTTACGAAGGTAAATCAGTCACTTGTGCATTAGCTTTCACATAAGTTGAGGAGAGGTGTTTTAAAATGGGTAATCCTCTCGTACAGGCAGCTTCAATGCTCTCCTGAGAGAACTGGTAGCAGAGTTTACTTTGACCGACAACTCGGCCAACACTACCACGTCTTTGCTGCGCTCTCTGTGTCACTATGACGACAGCGTGCTCATGGGCTCGTGGCTACAGGAGACCGACCACAAGTCCATAGAGGATCAGGTTAGTTGGTAAAAGACCGTTCTAGTAACCCAGCTCTTATTTGAAGATGCTTTATGTATGTGATTTGGATTAGTCATCACTATCTCtcgttaaatgttaaatataagTTTGGCCTTTTGGTGTTTCTGTGTCGTTACCTGCGAAACAGTTGCAGCCCAACAGCGCGTCTGGCAGCGGAGCTCTGGAGCACGATCCCTCGTCGATCTACCTGCGCGTCCCCGTAGGCGAGGCCATCCCAGGACCTCTCCCTTTGGGTGTGTCGGTTATCGATGCTTCAGTGGCTCTGTTTGGTGTGGTGTTCCCTCATGTCTCCTTCAAACACAGGCAAGGCGCTCTCTCTTATTGTGGTGACTTGATGTGGTTCTGCATCATgttaacattatttttattttcttgtcccGCAGCTGCTCTCATTATTTtccttatatatttatattcactGCATTGTTGCTGAGCTGGTTTTTATTAACATactgtgttttaactgatggGTATGATTCAGGCTGCAGATGTTAGACCACTTTGCAGAATGCATAAAGCAGGCTAAAGGAGTTCGACAGCAAGCCGTCCAACTCAACATCTTTACTGCAGTCCTTTCTGCCCTCAAGGTAAGAAAAAAAGCTCTATATCCTCTTAAATGGGAAGGTAATTTAGGTAATAGCTACAGTGAGAAATAATGTTTCTCTTTCGCTTTAACTGTAGGGTTTGGCTGAGAATAAGAGCACTCTTGGGCCTGAGGAGGTGCGTAAATCAGCTCTGGCCCTGGTGATGGGAGCTTTGGACAACCCTAATCCCATCCTGCGCTGTGCTGCTGGAGAGGCCCTGGGGAGGATGGCTCAGGTGGTCGGAGAGGCAACCTTCATTGCCAGAATGGCGCAGACCAGTTTTGATAAGTGAGCATATCATGTCTCcaatttctgtttctttgctttttgtgtCCAACATTATGGTTTCAAATCATCTTTGTTGTTCACACAGAATATTTAAGAAAGGCCTTAAGaaaatttcttcatattttacaCCAGTGTTCACTTTCATTGACTGATTGATTTGTTTGATTCATGAGGATGAATTTGATAGCAtttggaggtcaaaggtcaagcccAAAGAGCTTACTTTTGGCCATAACTCAAGAATTCATACACCAATAAAAACGATACAAGTGTCTAACAGGATAAAAATGATGAATTGataacattttctgtttaaaatggTCTGTGGTTAACATTACCATGACAACCTAGTGATCTGTAGAAACACTTTGGACAGAAGGAGAGATTTGAGCGCCAGATTTAGTCTTCTGAGGTGCCAGGTTTGAAAAGTGTGGATTTTTGCAATAACATAAATATTGAAAACATTGTCTACAGTGCACAATGTTGTGATCAGAATAACCTGTATTTACCTTAcattaataaatgtttttaagaaTACAGTGATTTTAGGTGTAAAAAATATTAGTCTATCACTACATATCTTGAATGAGCCTGGACAGACAAGGATGTAAACTGCACCTTGACGTTTAGTGGGACGGACAGAGAGTCATTTTATACCTGAttgcacaaaataaacattctcactacattttcagaatgtCTCTTTTTGGAAAGTTATAGTTTGTGTTTCATTGTTGTTCATCTGTCTTGAAGTTGATCTCTCATACTTTGTATCTGTCTCTACTCACGTGATGCATGTCTTTGTTTTGCTCTGTTTACAGGCTGAAGTCAGCTCGTGATGTAGTTTCAAGGACGGGCCATTCACTGGCTCTCGGCTGTCTGCATCGATATGTTGGAGGAATTGGCTCTGGCCAGCACTTAAAGACCAGTGTCAGCATCTTGTTGGCTCTAGCCCAGGATGGCTCTTCACATGAAGTCCAGGTGCAGTCAATTATTTATTAGAAGTACATTTTTATATTCACTcataattaaattacattttgattggttttcttttctgttaaatGTTATGTCTAAACCTAGTTTTGATGCATCCCTGTCTTTTTCTTCAATTCTGGTCTGGCCCACTCTAAATTAATTcaatctgtgtttttgtcttcacCAGACTTGGGCTCTGCACTCTCTGGCTCTAATTGTGGATTCAAGTGGTCCCATGTACAGAGGCTATGTGGAGCCTACACTGTCTCTGGTGCTCACCCTGCTCCTCACTGTGCCCCCGTCTCACACAGAGGTTCACCAGTGTCTGGGCCGCTGCCTGGGAGCTCTAATCACTACTGTGGGACCAGAGTTGCAGGGTAACTGTGGCACAACCAGATTACAAACATCATTAACCATAGTATTTTTTtagccagcaggtggcagtgtaACCGGTTTTGATCCTTTGCAGGCTACTGAAGTATATGTCTTTAAGTACAATGTTTCTTTGTGCTGGTCTTGCTAGGAAATGGAGCCACTATTTCCACCATCCGCTCGTCCTGCCTGGTTGGTTGTGCCATAATGCAGGACCACTCAGACTCTCTTGTGCAGGCAGCTGCTATCTCATGTTTGCAGCAGCTGCATATGTTTGCTCCACGACACGTTAACCTGTCCAGCTTGGTGCCGTGTctctgtgtaagacataaatactTTTAGAGTACGTATGTGATAGTTAGAGTTTGTGTCAGTCTGAATGTTGATTTCCTGCTGTGAACTGGGGTTCCCATAGGTGCACCTGTGCAGCTCTCACCTGTTGCTGCGTCGTGCTGCAGTGGCCTGCCTGAGACAGCTTGctcagagagaagctgcagaggtcTGCGAGTACGCCATGAGCCTGGCAAAGAGAGCAGGAGACAGCAAAGACAGCACTGCAATCAGTCAGTACACGGTCAAAACTTGATTCGAGCATTCTGTTTGAATAATTCCCCTTAATGCAACCTGGATCCTAATGCCTTAACTTGCTCTGGTTCAGATCTAAACATCACAGAGACTGGTCTGGAGGGTGTTCTGTTTGGCATGCTGGATCGGGAGACGGACAGGAAGCTATGCTCAGACATCCATGACACACTCGGCCACATGCTGTCGTCTTTGGCCGTAGAAAAACTTTCCCATTGGCTGAAACTCTGCAAGGATGTTCTTGCAGCAACTACAGGTAAGTCTACaaaacagcaaattcaaaaatcATCTTTTATAAATCTTTCACCACAAATGTGCCCGTGTCCTCTTTCAGATGTAGGGGGCGCTGTTGTGTTTGAGGTGCAAAAGGACGAGGAAGACTCGGAGAAAAAAGACGAGATGGACGATGACACAATGTTCACGGGTCTGGGCGAAGACGACAAATCGAAGCCATCTGTGGCGCCGCGCTGGGTCACACGGGTGTTTGCAGCAGACTGTTTGTGCCGCATCATCCTGCTGTGTGAGAATgcagacaaaacacactttGACCTGGCAGCTGCTCGTTCGGCGCAGGCCAAGAATGTGAAAGGTACCATTCACTGTGCTGCCAGAATAGACTACTGCAGAGTTCACTTAAAGAATTGTGATTGATTAATGCCACTTTTACTGTGCGACAGGAAATTGCTTATTCACATGCTTTCATTTAAAGATGGAACAAAGCTAGAGGTTCAGAGGGTTTTGTTCACTGTGGTAAATATAGGAGACAATATTTATGTAAGCTTTGCTGTATAATAAGGAGCTATTCTACAGGCTTGCCTGTAAtagcacattgtactgactttgcAGCTCTGAAACCAGCTAAGCCAAATTGAGTGACTGGGATTCAGTGGATGGTTGGTCTGCATGACGGCATGTCCAACTAATCCCTCAAAAGGTGCCCTTCAGTTAAAAGTCAATTAAATCTCAGCCCCAAATTTAATGTGGGGTTTCTTTCTGGTCGCTGCAGGCACACGCTGAAACTCCAAAAGTGTTTCCTCTTGAAGAAAGTATTAAAGCAGAGAGTCTGAAGAAAGCACTGGTTATAGCTTCTTGCTGAAGTGTAACACATCATCAAAGGATTAATAAATCAAATACTAAACAATGACTGGAAAAATCATTATTGTAGCTGCTCCCGGAGTTCATATTCCTTCCAGTGTTTATAATTAGGTTCGTATTTCTCACATAgtccttgttgttttttcatccATCTCTGCCCGTTCAGGAGATCTGCTGGTGCTCCATTTATCTGACCTCATCCGCATGGCTTTCATGGCAGCCACAGACCACAGCAACCAGC
It encodes:
- the heatr5b gene encoding HEAT repeat-containing protein 5B isoform X1, whose product is MELAHSLLLNEDALAQITEAKRPVFIFEWLRFLDKVLVAANKVDVKEKQKKLVEQLTGLISSAPGPPTRKLLAKNLATLYSIGDTFTVFQTLDKCNDIIKSKDDTPAYLPTKLAAVACVGAFYEKMGRMLGSSFPDTINNLLKALKSAESQGRGEILLSLQKVLSGLGGAAASCHRDIYKNARSLLTDRSMAVRCAVAKCLLELQNEAVFMWTTELENVATLCFKALEGSNYGVRVAVAKLLGTVMATALMPKQAAVMRQNVKRATLEEVLELMATGFLRGGSGFLKSGGEMLKGGGSVSREVRVGVTQAYVVFVTTLGGQWLERNFATFLSHVLDLVSHPRATQTHVEAVYSRRCVSFMLRATLGGLLGEKAQIAAGKEICQAISKQMRAVEAVVNDISGENKAGAGDVSASQHVMVCALKELGSLVQSLSATASPLIQEPSVGLLETVTSVLLHPSMAARLAAAWCLRCVAVALPYQLTPLLDRCAERINNLKSSPEAVSGYSFAMAALLGGVHQCPLGIPHTKGKLVVSIAEDLLRTAAQNSRLSLQRTQAGWLLLGALMTLGPSLVRYHLPKMLLLWRNVFPRSQKELEAEKARGDSFTWQVTLEGRAGALCAMRSFVAHCPELLTEDVIRRLMTPIECAMTMMSHVPAIIKVHGAHLKASAAMVRLRLYDILALLPPKTYEGSFNALLRELVAEFTLTDNSANTTTSLLRSLCHYDDSVLMGSWLQETDHKSIEDQLQPNSASGSGALEHDPSSIYLRVPVGEAIPGPLPLGVSVIDASVALFGVVFPHVSFKHRLQMLDHFAECIKQAKGVRQQAVQLNIFTAVLSALKGLAENKSTLGPEEVRKSALALVMGALDNPNPILRCAAGEALGRMAQVVGEATFIARMAQTSFDKLKSARDVVSRTGHSLALGCLHRYVGGIGSGQHLKTSVSILLALAQDGSSHEVQTWALHSLALIVDSSGPMYRGYVEPTLSLVLTLLLTVPPSHTEVHQCLGRCLGALITTVGPELQGNGATISTIRSSCLVGCAIMQDHSDSLVQAAAISCLQQLHMFAPRHVNLSSLVPCLCVHLCSSHLLLRRAAVACLRQLAQREAAEVCEYAMSLAKRAGDSKDSTAINLNITETGLEGVLFGMLDRETDRKLCSDIHDTLGHMLSSLAVEKLSHWLKLCKDVLAATTGKSTKQQIQKSSFINLSPQMCPCPLSDVGGAVVFEVQKDEEDSEKKDEMDDDTMFTGLGEDDKSKPSVAPRWVTRVFAADCLCRIILLCENADKTHFDLAAARSAQAKNVKGDLLVLHLSDLIRMAFMAATDHSNQLRMAGLQALEDIIKKFASVPEPEFPGHVILEQYQANVGAALRPAFSPDTPSDITAKACQVCSTWIGSGVVSDLNDLRRVHNLLVSSLDKVQAGKGSSSQLYSESATTMEKLAVLKAWAEVYVVAMKIKKEAESKPAKPVRSGDDDEDEEDLGTDVLPPDSLITLVQPELPSLSRLWLAMLRDYALLTLPAEFSSQLPPDGGAFYTPETIDTARLHYRSSWAPVLHAVALWLNSTGFGAGVGQEEVSSAPSKPPGLPQGGSTTIKTFEESVKDRMHLMLGVSIEFLCFPRPEEPIEHVMSCLRALCTLLETPCAKTHIADDQLLAVELLNVLHRLLLTRDPPAVQLQVTAVVQETIRAAHDHLQRQKTAKGKEEDGEKDSQASLGEGGDTGELVPGKSLVFAAMELLVFILVRHLPQLNTRVKESPSHVPLRPQRLPEKSARLVANAVSILAELPSLCSPAGSMTILPTVLFLVTGVLKETAVKTPDNSVPVPVAAALQSIKTIFTSPIARMESVQTQWTSLVRSSLASVLEYSQPDESRPDMDEVSMLTAITLFLLSASSELVGVTVLQKGCMDHFRNALNSSDPWVQARCYQLLLSVFQHSSRALSTPYIHALAPLMVEKLKAVERSRPGTAAELQAVQEGIRVLENLVGMGEDQNRVQLLALLVPTLVSYLLDENSISSAPQVSKGLHEFALQNLMRIGPLYPAAFKIVIGAAPELKTRLESAIRANQASSKAKAAARQAQPAVQAAPTIKLKTSFF
- the heatr5b gene encoding HEAT repeat-containing protein 5B isoform X2, translated to MELAHSLLLNEDALAQITEAKRPVFIFEWLRFLDKVLVAANKVDVKEKQKKLVEQLTGLISSAPGPPTRKLLAKNLATLYSIGDTFTVFQTLDKCNDIIKSKDDTPAYLPTKLAAVACVGAFYEKMGRMLGSSFPDTINNLLKALKSAESQGRGEILLSLQKVLSGLGGAAASCHRDIYKNARSLLTDRSMAVRCAVAKCLLELQNEAVFMWTTELENVATLCFKALEGSNYGVRVAVAKLLGTVMATALMPKQAAVMRQNVKRATLEEVLELMATGFLRGGSGFLKSGGEMLKGGGSVSREVRVGVTQAYVVFVTTLGGQWLERNFATFLSHVLDLVSHPRATQTHVEAVYSRRCVSFMLRATLGGLLGEKAQIAAGKEICQAISKQMRAVGKEDGGEISRFRALQKAVVNDISGENKAGAGDVSASQHVMVCALKELGSLVQSLSATASPLIQEPSVGLLETVTSVLLHPSMAARLAAAWCLRCVAVALPYQLTPLLDRCAERINNLKSSPEAVSGYSFAMAALLGGVHQCPLGIPHTKGKLVVSIAEDLLRTAAQNSRLSLQRTQAGWLLLGALMTLGPSLVRYHLPKMLLLWRNVFPRSQKELEAEKARGDSFTWQVTLEGRAGALCAMRSFVAHCPELLTEDVIRRLMTPIECAMTMMSHVPAIIKVHGAHLKASAAMVRLRLYDILALLPPKTYEGSFNALLRELVAEFTLTDNSANTTTSLLRSLCHYDDSVLMGSWLQETDHKSIEDQLQPNSASGSGALEHDPSSIYLRVPVGEAIPGPLPLGVSVIDASVALFGVVFPHVSFKHRLQMLDHFAECIKQAKGVRQQAVQLNIFTAVLSALKGLAENKSTLGPEEVRKSALALVMGALDNPNPILRCAAGEALGRMAQVVGEATFIARMAQTSFDKLKSARDVVSRTGHSLALGCLHRYVGGIGSGQHLKTSVSILLALAQDGSSHEVQTWALHSLALIVDSSGPMYRGYVEPTLSLVLTLLLTVPPSHTEVHQCLGRCLGALITTVGPELQGNGATISTIRSSCLVGCAIMQDHSDSLVQAAAISCLQQLHMFAPRHVNLSSLVPCLCVHLCSSHLLLRRAAVACLRQLAQREAAEVCEYAMSLAKRAGDSKDSTAINLNITETGLEGVLFGMLDRETDRKLCSDIHDTLGHMLSSLAVEKLSHWLKLCKDVLAATTDVGGAVVFEVQKDEEDSEKKDEMDDDTMFTGLGEDDKSKPSVAPRWVTRVFAADCLCRIILLCENADKTHFDLAAARSAQAKNVKGDLLVLHLSDLIRMAFMAATDHSNQLRMAGLQALEDIIKKFASVPEPEFPGHVILEQYQANVGAALRPAFSPDTPSDITAKACQVCSTWIGSGVVSDLNDLRRVHNLLVSSLDKVQAGKGSSSQLYSESATTMEKLAVLKAWAEVYVVAMKIKKEAESKPAKPVRSGDDDEDEEDLGTDVLPPDSLITLVQPELPSLSRLWLAMLRDYALLTLPAEFSSQLPPDGGAFYTPETIDTARLHYRSSWAPVLHAVALWLNSTGFGAGVGQEEVSSAPSKPPGLPQGGSTTIKTFEESVKDRMHLMLGVSIEFLCFPRPEEPIEHVMSCLRALCTLLETPCAKTHIADDQLLAVELLNVLHRLLLTRDPPAVQLQVTAVVQETIRAAHDHLQRQKTAKGKEEDGEKDSQASLGEGGDTGELVPGKSLVFAAMELLVFILVRHLPQLNTRVKESPSHVPLRPQRLPEKSARLVANAVSILAELPSLCSPAGSMTILPTVLFLVTGVLKETAVKTPDNSVPVPVAAALQSIKTIFTSPIARMESVQTQWTSLVRSSLASVLEYSQPDESRPDMDEVSMLTAITLFLLSASSELVGVTVLQKGCMDHFRNALNSSDPWVQARCYQLLLSVFQHSSRALSTPYIHALAPLMVEKLKAVERSRPGTAAELQAVQEGIRVLENLVGMGEDQNRVQLLALLVPTLVSYLLDENSISSAPQVSKGLHEFALQNLMRIGPLYPAAFKIVIGAAPELKTRLESAIRANQASSKAKAAARQAQPAVQAAPTIKLKTSFF